The genomic interval TCAAGAGAAAGTTTCACTGTTCAATTTGTGGAGAGGAGGGACACAGCAAGCTTACGTGCCCTCCAACCCCTAGTACCAGCAAGTGAAATATTTGTCTTCGTTCATTATGCAAGTCAACATAGCATTTTCAGTAGATTATCCAATGATAAGTTGTGATTAGGCTGGAGCCGAATCGCAGCTGGAGAGTTTAAATTGGTACAAACCACGGAGCCCGTGACACTTACCAAAATGGATTTTAAACAGCCTGGATACATAACAATCATGAAgcattatgtcaaaattatgGAGTTGAACTTAGTGTTTACAACTGTTGGAATGGACCTACCTGAGTATAGCTCTAATATTTTCTAGTATTTCTAGAAAACAAAAACtcagaaaatattgattttttgatACACATACTGTTTGTGACCATTGTTTTGAATCttttcagatttgaaaaaaaaatgtacaaaatatgatttaataGATTACTTTTAGTATGATCATGTTTTGACCTGACAGATAGGTGACGATCCGACCTAAAGAATGTCGCCTTGCAACCAATTCTCAGCCGAGGATCAGGTTGATGACCTTCTGTTCCTTAGGAGAGTACTCCatcactgagccaccatgcacGGTTTAATTGGATATACCATGGATATCCATAACCCTACATGACTCGCACCTATCTGGACAAGGGCTATTACCATTAACGTTTATCCATGTGCGATAAAATATGACAAATGTAAACACAATCAATCAACTGACCAGATACAAAGTAATCACCTGACCTCACACACGACATAATACTGGCCATACACTTGCAATGTAAACACATTAGTATGGTGGATGTGTGTGGAAGTAGAAGAACAAACACTGCCAGTGATGGGGGTGCGGTTTGTCGGACGGACAGTCTGGTCTAAAATGACATATTGAGGGCGTTGTACTTCCTGAGGAGCATGCGGACTGATCCAAGCTCTCTCGTCACCTGGTCTAGCCTTTCCTCAAGTTTTTCCTAAATGACAAAGTGGAAGTGATTTtgatatgaaagataataacaGTTACAAATTATATTAAGTGGAAATTGACAAatataactaaataaattatgttttataatgatgaatatcCAATCATCAAATTCAACAAAAACTTCATTCTATCCATCGAAGAATGATGAGCTAATTTGTAATGAattaattcataatttaattaaattaaattatgaataattaattacTAATAATATTAGTAACATCCTTTCTCAATAGCaatgacaacaaaaatatttttcacatttgaaaccaaatattgaatttattgGTGACAAATTTGGAATTTTTGGCTTGgcctttcattcattcaattcagATTCGACAAGCACAGTTGGTATCCAATTTCCTGCAAATTagtatcaaataaatatgataataaatataatgTCTTGActaattattatgatttctgTAATTATTATGCATACCTGTTGTTCAATTCTCTTGGCATTAGCAGGTCCAGAGTTTGGCAGATGAGATAAGTCACTCTCCAACTGAAAGGGGAATTAAATAAAAGCATATTAGtcaaataaagaaagaataagcTGGTCAAACTCTGGTGGTTTTTCAAAGGGCTGTTTGTTAGCTTTCTGGTAGATTAAAGACTAAGGGAATTCCTACAATCTCAGGAAAAGGAAAATCCTTAATTCTGAACCACTTAAATAACAACAGGCCCAATGAGTAATGCCAAACTTCAATAACTGTTACCACTTAAATAACAACAGGCCTAATGAGAAATGCCAAACTTCAATAACTGTTCCCActtgaaaaatcacaatatgaaattatgataatgaatatgataattttGTGAGAATGGATTAATTCTTTATTTCGcttacctttcttttttctaacaTGAGGTCGTCTAGTTTCTTACTCTCTTTAGATAGCCTCTTCAAAATGGCTTCTGGTGTCTCTGCAGTTTTGGACGTCATCTGACGGGAGAAACCATAACACAAATGCGTAACATGTTTGAGACATTTTCATGATAAAGAGATGGAAATGATAACAATAGAATAATTTCAAACAACAATGCATTAATAATGCCTTCCACATTTCTGacaatgtgtacatgtaccaggACAAAGCAGGATGCAATCAGAGCAAACATTTCTTGAGGCTCTAATATTATGAAGCACACAATAATATGCCAGAAATTTGGTCTGAAAAGGTGAGCAAGACTAGAGAAAAATAGCCATGAAAGCTTTTCACATTAACAATTTATTGCAAAGAATATTGGGCCCCCTTCAAGTCTTTTTAAGGTTAAACAGCTAATAGCCTTGACAATTTGAACAGCCTTTCCTACAATCATTTTTGTAATGTATTATCCATTCCATGacaattttttgtatttcatcaaaattaaatgaattcTAAGTTATAAATTCAGAGTATACTACTTCTTCCCCTACAAAAACCCAAAAAAAGTTTCTGTGGGAAGACTGTTGACAAATGATCTCACCCTTTTGGCATTCTTGTCAGCAGCTAACCTGCTCTCTGCAAATCCATTCTCCCAGTCAGCCCTCGTGATCACATGACCCTCCCTTACATTCTGCAACATCGCCTCAAGAGAGTCTTCACCAGctggtgagagagagagagaggaaggaacATAAAGAGTGCATGTGCCGAAGAAAGAAACAGATTTGTACCATATCTCATAGAACTCATGATactaatttttcttttgaacCATGAGGTAGCTATTTCCACTGGCAGTAGACACTCCTAATTGGGCAATCATCACAAATGTTGGAGACAtttgtaaatacatttttggagATGATTCAGAAACAATCTCCTACCTGAATAAATATAACTCTCCAAGGTTTGTTAATATAGGTGTTTGTAAAGATAGTTGATTTCATGAATGATTGGAACACGTTCTCGTACTAAATGaaatatctcaaaattttcttgtgtttttacaaAGCAAGACTGATTATAGTAAAGCCTTAATGAAATTTTGACACAACTGTTAACAagaatttttccaaatttatttaatagaaattaaaatgcttatgaatatgaattattaaaaacaCCCAAAAAGGTTCCAGACATTTATAAAGTCATTCGTACCTATATCAACGGCTCAAGAAAACAGCACTTGGAGAAAGCAAATGATTTAAAACTCACCACCTGGTGTTTGAACTGATTTACTGCTCATCTTGCCCTTCCTCGGATTCATCCCatccttgtttttcttttccgaAGCTTGGAAGCTGGCCGACAGATTCCTCCTGGGGCtcgtcctcttcttcctctcGCTTCCTCCCGTTCCACCTCCATCTTTGAGGGAATACTTCGCAAGGTTCTTCCTTGCAGCCTGACTTGGTGAGTCCGCTACCCCTTGTCTCGGGCTTGCCTTAGAGTTCCTGGTCTTACTGGACATTGCAGTGTCTGGACTTTGGTGCAAGGCCCAGACATGGAGACTGGAGTCATTGTTCTTTCCAGGTTGGATGATATCTGCGATTGTCGAGGGTTTCTTGTAAGAAGCAGTCTTTGCGGACCTCTCCTTCTCTCTGTCAAGAACAGGTGCTGCCGATACTCTCACCCTAAGTCCTGTATTTTTGTCTTTACTCTCAATTTGCCTACCCTTGTCTCTTCTCCCACTATTCTTCTCATCCTTTGTCCTCTTTTTATACGACACTGATTGGTCACCATTTGTCTCATTCTTCCTCACTGGTAAATCTCTGACGGGGATTTCAGTAGAATTCAAATGGGAACTTATGCCCAGCTCCATGGGTGATTGACTCGACTTATACTGGCTGCGTGGTGACTTGCCACTGCTCTGCCACCTGTCAAACTGTGCAGCTGCTTTCATCATCGGTGAAAGAGGGCGCTCTTCAAGGTCAGAGTCAAAGGGGGCATGAAGTGTGTCACGAGGTGAGGTTATTGCTTGgattggggatatgacatcacgtTGCTCAGTAGTACTGTAAATATCGAAATAATAACAGGAGAGTTTATCCACCGATTCCATTTTGACAGTTTTAATCAAGATTGTTTCAGATGTGTTTAAAACAAACTTCAAAAATTTCCATTATTATCCTAACAATCATATCTCAAGAATGCACAGGATAGTGTGTTAGTGGTGGTGCACTCATTGGTATTTCAAATGGTGCAAAAAGCATGAATTGTTGGCACCGAATGTTCTTGCACAACATTGAGTACCATTGCCACAATGCAAGCCtgtacattatttgttttagagTATGAATTCATAGAACAAACATTGCTGAAAGGTTATTGAGTAGAATATCTCTTACCTGTTTGTTACATCGATGCTAGGAGTCTTTGCTTCTGAATACCATCCGGTCAATATATTGTAGTTTGCTCCTGATCGAAGGAACTTCCTGTCTTCAACACTCAGACGCAGACTGTCTCCTACACTCGGTGGGCTATGGAACATAATGAAGAGATGTAACCATGTAAAGGCAAATTAATGACAAATTGAGCACGAACAAGATTGTCTTATATATCGTTTCTTGACATTCATGATTATAACACACAATGTTTTTCAAACATAAATTTAGAACGAGTtaacaatttcatttatttaataattttgttGTAATGGCATAAAGATTGGATCGTAGAACAATCAAGTTAGAATTGATTGGTTCAGTGAACTGTTAAACATGACTTTGCAACtttaaaaatgaatgtaatATATCCTTGGTTAAAATTGAATTCTCAATCATTTGAAGTATCATTTAATCAAACAATATGAATATGTACTATTTAAAGTTTTGATTTCATATCAATAAGCAATTCGATGCAACATTTTACGATTTGTCAGAACTAGATTAGGGGAGATTGGGATGTCCCATGTAGCATAAAAATATGTGTCTGTGGTGTGTAAAGGCACACATAACTTTAAAAtagctttatttaaaaaaaaaaactttcaagtTACACAATCTCTAACTTACCTCTTTGCAGATGTTGCTTCATGATGTGGACTGCCCTCTGATAGATTTGGTCTTGTTTCACTGGGACTCCTCAAGAAGTCGGTCACACCATCGTGATTCTTCACCGACTGCTGGGTTTCACCAAGCCCACTTTGGAGATGGGGACTGGATGGAAGGGGGCTGGTGGAGAAAGGACTCACCATGAGACGAAGGTCGTCATGGTGGTTGAGGAGCTTCTTCTTTTCACCTTCAAGCTGCCTGATCTCGAGTTCCTGCCTGACAGCCGTcctgaaatttgaaaaagacaAGAGCAAAAGTGTCAATACAcctgagagagagaggaaataCCATGGATCCTATACTAGACCACATGCAATTATATTCTACAACTCAAAGTAAAAAACCTGGGGGCCGTTTTCTGCAAGAATCCCTCTTATACATGAAATGtagaattcatgaaaaacaataaacacTAAAATAACCCAATAAATAGGGAACATGCATAAAACCTTATTTCAAGTTTACCTGATGATCTAGAGAACTGGGCCCCGgtctttcaaagagttacgattgatccgatcaatcacaactatggacggcaagcaacatcaacatctatgatgcatgtttgttaaaaatattttctaactatgatgtatattcatgcattgttcattgttttcttgaaaattcactgtgcttctctctgtttacaaaggacattgtgcaaatttcctgtagaaaaaattatgacaatgatggatttccatagtcaCGACTGattgaatcaatcgtaactctttgtaagacggggcccagttcTCCTCAATTTGAACTATCTTCATGAAAATGTCCCAAGAAGCAATGACTAGGGCACCTCTATACAGTATGAGTTATGACATCTCATGATTTCAACGTCATATTCatcaaaaataattatacaatgTGTCTTTTCAAGTTCATTGAACATCCGAGGCCATTTACTATGATAGTAACTTTGCAATACAATGGcagctaccatggtaacagccaatcagaatcaagggtTCTTTAAaattaacttttatgcaacagggcccagctCATCTTTGATAGAAAGCATTCTGAGTCAAGAACAATCAAATGCTCATGTTACCACTCTTTCAAATAAAGGGACTCTAGCAAAGATGATGTACCATTTTCCTCATGAATTAAAACTCACCTCTTCAGATCAGCTATTGAGAGATTTGCCTCTTCTAGTTTCACTTGGACCTTTAGAAGCTCAGCCTGGTGGGATTCAAGGTAAAAATTTTACTTTTAATATTTGTCAAATGAACAAGATacttttgaataaataatgacctctgtgacctcAAAACCCAATCtgtggcccgtaacacaaagcttagccatgatcgtagaacatttttctacgattgattccattggaTACAAggtacaatcaatcatagaaatcaagcgtacgattaatcgctaacctttgtgttacgggacccagatcaTCGTTAATCCTATATACATATTTGGTCCAAGTTTGAAGTTGGtcaatcaaaatattatttatcgCAGGAATGGAAATGGGAGAGATGAATGGACAGACAACAAAAAACATAATGGTAGGCAGATGCATAAAACCatttaaaagggggaaaaataaattacaGAGGCTGCTATTATCACTATATACCTCTTCCTcactaaaacaacaaataaataaagtattatacaaataatgcacgtaagcacatgcatgcagggccaaataataaacgatgtgcgagaagtgccaatggatataccgcaccgaggttcgcaggaccgagtgcggtatatccatttggcgagccgagcagagttcattatttaggtcctatATGCACAAGAATACAACCCCCCCTcacccatgttactgagttgccccgaatgttatatttgatctaaattctagataattccagaactcgcactatcctgcactctgatgtcagagtgcaggataatGCATTTGGCATTTGGTATGACGttagagtgcaggatagtgcattttggatgcaatagtgcaattcgctgaatatcatgtgatccgatttggaccaatcaaattacagaacattcttgggagttgtataacaAGCAATATTAAAATGTTACAAGTCCTGGCACACTCTCCCCATtagttcatttttcttcttaccccccttcctttaaaaatatttcttgcAGTTATCAAATCACTTGAAAAGTCACAATGTAGGTGGTCATCCTCCCCCCGCCATACCCTGAAATATTTGCAACCATGGGGGCTTCAACAATCCTCTGTTGCATAttcttttacatgtatattccctGACAAATAAGTATCAATAGATTACCTGTGTATTATCATGTTGTTCTGTCAGCTGAGTGAGCTTCGCTATCAACTATATGAAATTGtaggagagaaaagagaggaTTATGATGCTAATagcacaattaaaaaaaagagatattatAGGTTAGAACTCATTTGGGACATTGGATCCTTGGAAGTTTTATTTGATTAGCTTTTAtgcttcaaattggcaacatcattgctaagttttatCTTTTACAATTTATGCAGCCAAAATCAATAGTCTTTaaagtaaattgccaattcaatGAATTTGTGgttgttttcttttaaatatttaattagCATTGATTTTATGCTTCAAATTAGCaacattattattttgctttattGGGGCATGTTATCTTTAACAGTTCATGCAGTCAAAATCAATAAagactttgaaataaaaaattgtcaatttgcATGGAGAGCTGCAATTCTGAAATATCCATGACATTGCCAATTTAAGGAATTCACTAGAGATTTTTTTCTGTTAGCATTGGATTTTTCTGATGCATTTTTAGGGCTCTGaatgaaaagggggaaaaaagtaCACAGTACCAATTATAAGAATAATATGGAAATATAGAAACTAAAAGATCACAAACAAGTTCTGTTTCTAATCACAAGCATCCCTAAAGAATTTAGAGTGATTATACTGGATTTCATCAGCAGAGTAGTCGAGCTCCCTTCCACAAAACTGAACAATTGATTATACATTTGATTGTACAATAAACGTAATCAATTGCTCAGCTCTGTCTTACACTGGTGGTATTCCTATTGCATTGATCAAGTTATCCCTAGGTTAACTTAGACCATACTTCTATGTAGTGCCACTTGCCAAACACTTCAACATGTGAAGATTATTTCAATCCTATAGTGAAACACTGTTTCTGTACTGAATATTTAGTTCAGAAGATGAATCATAATATCCATTAAAGAGTGGACAGAATATTCTTCTTTtacagaagaaaataaaaacctaatagaaaatgaatttgaacAAATTTGTTGGAAAATTGCTTCCTGAATATTTAGTCCAGAAGATGAATCCTAGCATTCCATAGAGGAGTGGACAAATACTCTGTTTTATAGCAGAAACTAAAAGCCCGATAGAACATGAATTTGAACAAATTTGTTGGAACATTGCTTCCTGAATATTTAGTCCAGATGAATCAATGCATTACACAGAAGAATGGGCAAATAATCTTGTTTAGCAGAAACTTAAAACCTAGATAACAATTCAAATGTTGCCATGGATTAAATTgttaaatgaatacattaattgtcaaatcaatcaaaataatggcCTACCTTACTCAGCATAACCTGGTCTCTCTTGCCTTCATTCTGCTGTGATTGCTGTTGCtgtaaagtacaaaatacagtgcatatcaaaataaagggaATCAAAATCTAGAGCGTCAATTACTGAAAACCAATTTTAACTCATCCATTCAAATCTGTCTAAATTTCATAGATACTTTATCCGAAATATACAATTCATGCCTGAATACattaacatttttgtccgacaagttgtgacaactttccttgattttgattggctgagaagcactgttactatggtaactgtcagataaaatgggacttgtcagataaaaaatcagacattttatgaaatgctccccaggaagACAGCAggaacaggtttttttttttttttttttttttttttgggggggggggcagggggaggGCATTGATTGGTATTGGTATCTGCAGCTTTAGAGTAATTTTTTACCTCTTGAGCTTCAAGGAGCTCATACTGGAGCTTCCTATTCTCTCTATCCAGTTTGTTGAAGTCATCTTCTCTTTGTTTGACCAAGTGAAGAAGGCCATCGGCTCTCTTCTGAAGGATCTCAATATTGGTATTAGCAAGACTGTACCTGTCCGGCCATTCTAACTGCAAAAGTAACCCAACAAATAAACtatcaatttaatttcaatttcaattcaattcatttatttctctcttcaatatttttacatttacaatgatagttcaattTACAAAGatagtgaaccccaccaaaaaatgaACATACTCAAAGTGTTCAGATTCTGCCATgtattagatattgaattctgAAGTAAGGTGATAATATTGCATTccataaagtttgtttctctggacTCGCCAAACATTATATAGTGTTGTTGTCTTTATTCAACACTCaacatgaaggagtgcattttgtggtggggttcactaacttttgagcttAACTGTATATACAACATATAACATTGAACTCAATGTGTACAATACCATAGCAGCATGATATCAAATGGGAAGGACACCTACTAGAAAGCTGAGCTCATAGGGTGGAGGTCCCATTTTCTAAGAACATTTCataaatcatgataaataaaatcaatttaaataaaacaaataataataataataatatagggtatttatattgcacacatatccaccttgttaggtgctcctatattacccggctaagctaggcgttcatagcgcacacagctttttaaggaattacttcctaccggtacccatttacctcacctgggttgagtgcagcacactgtggatcagtttcttgccgaaggaaattacgccatggctgggattcgaacccacgaccctctgtttcaaagtccgaagactaatccactgggccacaacgctccacaataacaagtggaatgcctctggccgtctcacctgcatcacgcgattcaatatagcagcagtgctgattttgaaaactactataactcgcacaagatgttcagtgatacttggttactcttatttccacgttttatgaactagaccaatacacttatagagatatgatggcaattcaacaaatacccccaacgtggccaaagttctttgaccttacatgacctttgaccttgatcatgtgacctgaaactcgcacaggatgttcagtgatacttgattactcttatgtccaagttttatgaactagaccaacacactttcaaatttatggctgtaattcaacaaataccccaatttggccaaagttcattgaccctaaatgacctttgaccttgatcatgtgacctgaaacttgcacaggatgttcagtaatacttgattactattatgtccaagtttcatgaatcagatccataaactttcaaagttatgatggtaattcaacagatacccccaattcggccaaagttctttgaccttggtcatgtgacgtgaaactcatgcaggatgttcagtgatacttgattaaccttatgtataagtttcatgaactaggtccatatattttctaagttatgatgacatttcaaaaacttagccttaggttaagattttgatgttgattcccccaacatggtctaagttcattgaccctaaatgacctttgaccttggtcatgtgacatgaaactcaggcaggatgttcagtaatacttgattaaccttatggccaagtttcatgaactaggtccatacactttctaagttatgctgtcatttcaaaaacttaacctcaggttaagatttggtgttgacgccgccgccgccgccgtcggaaaaacggcgcctatagtctcactctgctatgcaggtgagacaaaaataaaaaaaaaggaaaatatcaagtatcaaatataaaatattgagAAGTGGCGGATCAAGAAGGGGATGCAAGAAGCGCACTCCCCCTCTATATTTTGAGAATGACCAATTGATATAAACATAGCCAAGTGTAAGAAAATTGTAATCTGCCCCCCCCTCTtttcaaaatcctggatctggcAGTGTTGAAGGTGACTTAGAGAAGGTCGTGAACAGTTACTTTTCTTACAGaggatttttttataactttctgCCAAACAAATCTTTCGAGATGTAGAGAGCAGCTCTTGGAGTCAAGCTAGCTTGGCTCTCTGGTTTTTTACTTTTGTGATCTTGAAACAACCAGTATAAATGAAGTAACCAATGAAATAAAGATCGAATCATCTTCAAGTGTAATCAGTTTAGTGTTGTGAAGTTATTACAATTTACCAATGGAATTAAGAAATGTAAGATTATAGGCAGTTAATAGGTTTACATTGTCTTTATCATCACGATACAAAATCCATGACGAGGGTTTGAAGTTGTATCCTTGTGCAGCAGAAAGGGTGtataatcaaattaaatttttcaattcaatagtAAGAGCTCAAAGTACTTACCAATCTAGATTCCAGTGCCTTCACTGTATCTTCCAGATCCTGTATTCGACTGAAGagaaattgacaaaacaaaaatcttgataaaaatgttcatccatctctcctccccctcctcctaaTCTTCATGCTGGTATATTACTTTGAGaagaaatgatattccattgatgAAAATGAGAAGATACAGGTAGCATTGTTCAAATAGTGACACAATATTCTACAAGTCAATATAGTAGTTCCAACCAAGCACCTTTGTGAGACTTTTACTGAAATTACCCCAAATTTATACCTTACATATATAATTAACAAAATCTTATTTCCTGCCAAACACAAAGAATCTTACTCAATACAATAGTTAATTTTAAGAAGAGATGTTAATCAAAATATATGATTGAAAATTCCTGTCAAACAGAAAAAATCTTACTCAACAAAAGTGttcattaaaagaaaagatgttcatcaaaatatatgatTGCAAATCTGCAACTCCTTCCGCTGCTTCATTCCATGGATGTGTGATGCTGTACTGTCATGTCTGTGTGTACTTGCCTGTATGAGATTCACACTGTTTACGTTTCCTCACTGATAATAGGGTGGTGGACTCACCTATTAGCAGCATTGAGGCTGGTCTGTAGCTGCTGGCAATGCCTATAGAGCTTGCTCGTATCCGCTCCCACCAGCTCTTCCCCATGACCATTCCCGATGGCGGATGACGCTAGCCTGGCCTGAGCAAGCTGCTTGCGAAGATCCTCAAGCTCTCCCTCATAGTACGCCTCCATGTCAGCGATGTGTCTAGAATACTTCTCCTGAAGGTCGATGCGACTGGACAAAAGAATGAGGGACGACAATAAGAATGGTGTAAAA from Lytechinus pictus isolate F3 Inbred chromosome 2, Lp3.0, whole genome shotgun sequence carries:
- the LOC129254361 gene encoding myosin heavy chain, striated muscle-like isoform X2; translation: MAERVMEKSIYQDDNMVQTSEEESSDDTSAWDSDPVTQRQKSSRQYHPVRGQPEDVSQSGGSDEDDPDPNPNMEGKLENGKMFRVGLDNGDEREAGRERTMEERSGLRDGGVTAQINGGGHHRSNHANGNDDLDDDLDNGQEEEDGSTASEGDGEVYSNEISSKVYKGQEQFGSEDKNDDGMKEDQEEEDIEEIDLTREHLQQNFLRMNNGESQYQQSRVMYLPSFGFLGPTSLGPTSLGPTSLNAVMGDLFAGAPSLDIDQSDSGSNFTGYDQDEGLYNDYNKESQGCEEGKPRDDDENLGELFTTLRLQHDEQMKAQQDHHRKQLQWLRNQLITERNDESFQNGAVGHEPATSGVRPHVQGASTEEGDSGETQSQDVDSAHASGHMNLEEVPLLDQAENTSETSTCVSSSLDITQMTTWSDVHGHRQSGEAHRNQHQQATATEAAILEQMQRNFELEQAALHQEYQSQVNRLQQEWLTQQQMQTHQKQLVEDMLQQQEKRLQQMTQLQKDAEETSSIYSDFTYWKLEEGDTYKDLPHSKPRGGQPSMERDSLLSDDAQNTPQDEMVSSKHLNKNSNGAKLVESPRTSSNRIDLQEKYSRHIADMEAYYEGELEDLRKQLAQARLASSAIGNGHGEELVGADTSKLYRHCQQLQTSLNAANSRIQDLEDTVKALESRLLEWPDRYSLANTNIEILQKRADGLLHLVKQREDDFNKLDRENRKLQYELLEAQEQQQSQQNEGKRDQVMLSKLIAKLTQLTEQHDNTQAELLKVQVKLEEANLSIADLKRTAVRQELEIRQLEGEKKKLLNHHDDLRLMVSPFSTSPLPSSPHLQSGLGETQQSVKNHDGVTDFLRSPSETRPNLSEGSPHHEATSAKSPPSVGDSLRLSVEDRKFLRSGANYNILTGWYSEAKTPSIDVTNSTTEQRDVISPIQAITSPRDTLHAPFDSDLEERPLSPMMKAAAQFDRWQSSGKSPRSQYKSSQSPMELGISSHLNSTEIPVRDLPVRKNETNGDQSVSYKKRTKDEKNSGRRDKGRQIESKDKNTGLRVRVSAAPVLDREKERSAKTASYKKPSTIADIIQPGKNNDSSLHVWALHQSPDTAMSSKTRNSKASPRQGVADSPSQAARKNLAKYSLKDGGGTGGSERKKRTSPRRNLSASFQASEKKNKDGMNPRKGKMSSKSVQTPAGEDSLEAMLQNVREGHVITRADWENGFAESRLAADKNAKRMTSKTAETPEAILKRLSKESKKLDDLMLEKRKLESDLSHLPNSGPANAKRIEQQEKLEERLDQVTRELGSVRMLLRKYNALNMSF
- the LOC129254361 gene encoding myosin heavy chain, striated muscle-like isoform X1, which encodes MAERVMEKSIYQDDNMVQTSEEESSDDTSAWDSDPVTQRQKSSRQYHPVRGQPEDVSQSGGSDEDDPDPNPNMEGKLENGKMFRVGLDNGDEREAGRERTMEERSGLRDGGVTAQINGGGHHRSNHANGNDDLDDDLDNGQEEEDGSTASEGDGEVYSNEISSKVYKGQEQFGSEDKNDDGMKEDQEEEDIEEIDLTREHLQQNFLRMNNGESQYQQSRVMYLPSFGFLGPTSLGPTSLGPTSLNAVMGDLFAGAPSLDIDQSDSGSNFTGYDQDEGLYNDYNKESQGCEEGKPRDDDENLGELFTTLRLQHDEQMKAQQDHHRKQLQWLRNQLITERNDESFQNGAVGHEPATSGVRPHVQGASTEEGDSGETQSQDVDSAHASGHMNLEEVPLLDQAENTSETSTCVSSSLDITQMTTWSDVHGHRQSGEAHRNQHQQATATEAAILEQMQRNFELEQAALHQEYQSQVNRLQQEWLTQQQMQTHQKQLVEDMLQQQEKRLQQMTQLQKDAEETSSIYSDFTYWKLEEGDTYKDLPHSKPRGGQPSMERDSLLSDDAQNTPQDEMVSSKHLNKNSNGAKLVESPRTSSNRIDLQEKYSRHIADMEAYYEGELEDLRKQLAQARLASSAIGNGHGEELVGADTSKLYRHCQQLQTSLNAANSRIQDLEDTVKALESRLLEWPDRYSLANTNIEILQKRADGLLHLVKQREDDFNKLDRENRKLQYELLEAQEQQQSQQNEGKRDQVMLSKLIAKLTQLTEQHDNTQAELLKVQVKLEEANLSIADLKRTAVRQELEIRQLEGEKKKLLNHHDDLRLMVSPFSTSPLPSSPHLQSGLGETQQSVKNHDGVTDFLRSPSETRPNLSEGSPHHEATSAKSPPSVGDSLRLSVEDRKFLRSGANYNILTGWYSEAKTPSIDVTNSTTEQRDVISPIQAITSPRDTLHAPFDSDLEERPLSPMMKAAAQFDRWQSSGKSPRSQYKSSQSPMELGISSHLNSTEIPVRDLPVRKNETNGDQSVSYKKRTKDEKNSGRRDKGRQIESKDKNTGLRVRVSAAPVLDREKERSAKTASYKKPSTIADIIQPGKNNDSSLHVWALHQSPDTAMSSKTRNSKASPRQGVADSPSQAARKNLAKYSLKDGGGTGGSERKKRTSPRRNLSASFQASEKKNKDGMNPRKGKMSSKSVQTPGAGEDSLEAMLQNVREGHVITRADWENGFAESRLAADKNAKRMTSKTAETPEAILKRLSKESKKLDDLMLEKRKLESDLSHLPNSGPANAKRIEQQEKLEERLDQVTRELGSVRMLLRKYNALNMSF